Below is a genomic region from Belonocnema kinseyi isolate 2016_QV_RU_SX_M_011 chromosome 4, B_treatae_v1, whole genome shotgun sequence.
CGTGCTCTCCTTCTCTTACAAATAGTCTTATTGCTCGGTTTCCCTATTTTATATTCTCGCCTCATCAGTCCACGTTCGCCAAGCAACAAGTTCTgttgattttatacagttttaatctatttataataaagaccgcGCTTCTACggcgttatttttattaattaaagtgctGTGGTTCTAATTGACTTGACCTAAACACGCATGTCTTCCTACCAGAATTGATCAGTCGTGACAATTTTTAGTcgttttttagtgttcaaaacatTGGTCTAAGGAAATATTAAATAGGATGCATTTTTTCGATGCCGAAaggattttctcaatttttcgagaAACTTTACAGGCAAATGTCAATGGATTTCGTAACCTTTACACAGGTTCGAAAGATCGGTGAGCATTGGGTTGTCAATATCACCaggattattgtttataattcagcGTCTGGTAAGTCAACAACATTCAACCTTTAATTGTCATCGATTCGAATTgagaaagtgaagattatttcggaagtgtaatttaatttgattttacgAATATCTCGCAGACttttatactttatttaatttcatattcaTTTCTCCGTCGCGTTGgaaattccaagaattaaagattggaaatgacttttaaacattaattcaacgaacttggaattttttaacttgataatTTCAGTGAGAATAATAATTCCTTTATTGGCGAATTGCTTTTTTATGATACAatcagttttaaatcaatttattttttaaagattgtattcGCGGACTCTTATTTTATCGTGTGCCGACTGTTTTCCGTTCATAATGtctatttctagttactttttaGAGCAAACCGAGCTTTGCTCTCGGATCCAAACTGCTTTTGAAAATACTCAAAGGTTAAAACAGATCACTAAAGGAACTTTGGTCTGAAGACTTGAGTCTTTGGAGAAAAATTGGACGCGTTTTCAGGCTCAACATTGGGAGTTAGGTTCGCGATCAGAATGCcacgaacatttattttataagcaatttttatGCAACTACTGAAGAAGAATATCTAGTCGCGAAGGGAGCCTTTATGGACGAACTGGAAAAACTCTCAAATGATCTTGCTTCTACGTCCATGAATGATTCAGCTCCACAGATTGCTGGATTATCATATCGATCGATGCCGAAGATTGAATTGCCTAAATTTTCTGGAAGTTACACGGAgtgggaaaatttcaaagatttgtttaTATCTTTGGTTCATTCAAATCCTGGAGTCTTGTCAGTGGAGAAGCTTCATCATTTAAAATCCAATCTTATAGGTGAAGCGGCTCAACTTCTTCATCGAATTCCGATCACTCGAGGCAATTATCAGTGTTGCTGGGACCTACTTTCGGAGCGCTTTGAGAATAAAAGAGTTCTTATCAACTCTCATTTGGCTGAGCTTTTTTCAATCCAGCCAATGAAAGCTGAGTCTTCGAGTGCTCTGAAGGAGGTATGTAATACAACGATTGATAACGTCGAAGCTTTATCTGGCTTGGAAGAACTGGTGGACAAATGGTCATCATGGCTGGTATATATTACTGTAGAGAAATTAGATCGTCAGTCTCGTCGTGATTGGGAAACTTCTCTTAGAAATTCCACGAATGCTCCAACGTTTGATCAATTGAAAACCTTCTTGCAAACCAGGATTCGGACGTTGGAAGTTTTAGATTCTACTGCAAATCAAACTAATCAGTCTTCGTctcaaaaatcttccaaatctcAGTTTCAGAAAAAAAGGTTTGTAAAGTTCACGAAATCCTCGAGTTCTACAACAGCCAACGTCAACGCAATTTCAGAGCAGCCAATGAAGGAACAAGCAGCTAAAGAGCAGCAAACGTAGAAGCTACAGGAAAGGAAGTGCTTTTTCTGCTACGAACGGCATTATTTAATGTCATGTCCGCAGTTTTAAAGTCAGTATGTAGcacaaaaaaaagagttcatttttcgaagaaaattgtgtATCAATTGTTTAGGGTCTCATTTATTTCAGAATTGTGCTTCAAAGAACTTGTGTCAGATTTGTCAGGCGAAGCATCATACGGTACTTCATGACCCATCTTCAAGCTCAGGACAATCTTCGATGATATCAAATACATCTTTAACGCCTCATCAAGCACAATCTACTCATGCGGTTTCGGTAATGCAGATTTCTCAGAAGAAGTCACCATTGGTTCTCCTGACAACAGCAATGGTCAATGTGACTACATCATCTGGTCATAGAAAGTGTGTTCGAGCACTTATCGATCAAGGCTCAGAGGTGTCCATAATCTCTAAGTCCCTTGCTCAAAGTCTCCAAATCCCTCGTACCAGAGGACCTGTTGTTCTCCTAGGAGTGGAGGAAAGTAAGTCGGGAACGTCTCGTGGATCAGTCAACGTCGTTGTCTCACAAAGTTTTGATTCGGGCTTGAAACTTCAACTCCGGGCTCTTGTTCTTCCAAAGTTAATTAATCCTTGGCTGCTGAAGTGATAAAACATGGCATCTATGTTGATGATGTCTTATCAGGAGCGGATAATTTGGAAGATGCTATTGAATTACACAAGCAACTACGTAGTCTCTTCATGGCGGGCGGCTTGCCGCTCAAAAAGTGGAATTCAAACAGTCATGAGCTAATGCAGCGCATTTCGGAGGATCTGCACGCGTTATCTCCAGATATATCATGGCAGTCAGAAACATCGGTTTCGATGCTTGGGTTGACTTGGAAACCCAGTACCGATTGTTTTATTTTCCAGGTGGATCTTAGGCCTATTAAAGATGTCATTACAAAGCGCCTTGTCGTCAGCCAGTCAGCCCAATTATTTGTTCCTCTAGGATGGTTGACACCTGTTATCATCGTCGCAAAGATCTTTATCCAGGAACTTTGGAAGCTTAATTTATCCTGGAATGATCCTTTACCTGAAGGAGCTCGTCATCGCTGgataaaatattatgaagatcTTCCTCGTCTTTCCGCAGTCAGGATACCTCGCTGGATAGGATTTCGTTCGCGAATGTGCTCTTTCGAACTTCATGGCTTTGCTGACACTTCTGAAAAGGCGTACGGTGCTGTCgattatttaaagacaattttgcCTAACGGAAATTGTTTTATTGGACTCATTTCTTCTAAGACAAAGGTCGCTCCTGTTCAAACTGTTCCGCTTCCTCGTCTTGAGCTATGTGCCACAGTTTTGTTAGCTCGTCTCGTCGCTCACCTTCAAACTCAACTGCATTTTGATGCTGCTCTACATTTGTGGTCCGATTCTATGAACACACTTCATTGGATTTCAGCTGTTCCTACAAGATGGATGACATACATCGCAAATCGCGTTTCGGAAAATCAAACGATCGTTCCTTCAGCAATTTGGCATCATGTTCCGGGTGCAGATAATCCAGCTGACTGTACTTCTCGCGGGTTGTCAGCTTGCGAACTTTCGCAGTTTTCACTCTGGTGGAATGGTCCTCCGTGGCTTAAAAGACAAGAAGAGTGGCCTTCATCTCTGCTTGGCCCTCCAGAAAATACAGTGGCCAAAGAAGAACGTAGAGTCACTGTCAACGTAGCAGTTCGTTTTAATGAACCGTCTGATATTATGAGTCGTTATTCATCTTTAGACAAATTACTACGAGTCACTGCTTGGTGCCTTCGTTTTCGAGACGCTTTGAAGTGTCGTTCTATTATCGTTTCTCGGATTTTAGTTGCATCAGATCTTCGAACAGCTCTTTTATTCTGAATTCAGCATTAACAAAATCgctatttttctaatgaaatcaccgctctaaaaaataaaatgcagatttctAAGAATAGCACTCTAATAAAGTTGACTCCATTTTTTGATGGTCAACTTCTTCGTGTCGGAGGTCGCTTAAAGCACTGTCTTCTCACGTATGATGAGTAGCATCCACTGATTCTACCTCCT
It encodes:
- the LOC117171029 gene encoding uncharacterized protein LOC117171029, which translates into the protein MDELEKLSNDLASTSMNDSAPQIAGLSYRSMPKIELPKFSGSYTEWENFKDLFISLVHSNPGVLSVEKLHHLKSNLIGEAAQLLHRIPITRGNYQCCWDLLSERFENKRVLINSHLAELFSIQPMKAESSSALKEVCNTTIDNVEALSGLEELVDKWSSWLVYITVEKLDRQSRRDWETSLRNSTNAPTFDQLKTFLQTRIRTLEVLDSTANQTNQSSSQKSSKSQFQKKRFVKFTKSSSSTTANVNAISEQPMKEQAAKEQQT